The proteins below come from a single Dehalococcoidia bacterium genomic window:
- a CDS encoding GDP-mannose 4,6-dehydratase — MKKALITGITGFAGSHLAEHLLGKGIEVHGTDRWRSKRENIKNIKGDLHLVNADIRDGHSLDNVIKDIKPDYIFHLAAQSFVAMSWLAPADTIETNVVGTINLFEAVRRAGIDPVIQVAGSSEEYGMVYPDEVPIKEDNPLRPLSTYGVSKVAADKLAYQYNKSYGLKTIVTRGFNHTGPRRGEVFVTSAFAKQIAEIEKGKEPVMYVGNLESRRDFTDVRDMVRAYLLAVEKCEPGEVYNICSGNAVKISEMLDLLLSMTKKKIKVKQDPDRIRPSDVELLQGDYSKFKKQTGWKPKIPFEKTMEDLLNYWRERV; from the coding sequence ATGAAAAAAGCTTTGATCACAGGCATCACCGGCTTCGCCGGGAGCCACCTCGCGGAGCACCTGCTGGGCAAGGGCATTGAGGTCCACGGCACGGACCGCTGGCGCAGCAAGCGCGAAAACATAAAGAACATCAAGGGCGACCTGCACCTGGTCAACGCCGATATCAGGGACGGTCATTCTCTTGATAACGTGATAAAGGATATCAAGCCGGACTACATCTTCCACCTGGCGGCGCAGTCCTTTGTGGCCATGAGCTGGCTGGCCCCGGCCGACACCATAGAGACCAACGTGGTCGGCACGATAAACCTGTTCGAGGCGGTGAGGAGGGCCGGCATCGATCCCGTGATACAGGTGGCGGGAAGCTCGGAGGAATACGGCATGGTGTATCCGGACGAGGTGCCTATAAAGGAAGACAATCCCCTGCGCCCGCTCTCCACGTACGGCGTGTCCAAGGTGGCGGCGGATAAGCTGGCATACCAGTACAACAAGTCATATGGATTAAAAACGATTGTCACGCGCGGCTTCAATCACACCGGCCCCCGCAGGGGAGAGGTTTTCGTGACCTCCGCCTTCGCCAAGCAGATAGCCGAGATAGAGAAGGGCAAGGAGCCCGTGATGTACGTGGGCAACCTTGAGTCCAGGAGGGACTTCACCGATGTCAGGGACATGGTCCGCGCCTACCTGCTGGCGGTGGAGAAGTGCGAACCGGGAGAGGTTTACAACATCTGCTCCGGCAACGCCGTGAAGATAAGCGAGATGCTGGACCTGTTGCTGTCCATGACCAAGAAAAAGATAAAGGTCAAACAGGACCCTGATCGCATCAGGCCCTCGGATGTGGAGCTGCTCCAGGGCGATTACTCCAAGTTTAAAAAACAGACCGGCTGGAAGCCAAAGATTCCCTTTGAGAAGACGATGGAGGACCTGCTGAACTACTGGAGGGAGAGGGTATAA
- a CDS encoding VTT domain-containing protein, with translation MSKLYQGLINRTADLVRRSSEKIDKLSRGQQWSIVALLVIATLGMGYAIFRASSYLEGFTEYGALGAFLVSFIASTTIFFPVFAFVIIGALVVSPATNWAVIALASSVGSALGEFTGYAVGYAGRVIISKQRSVWYQRAEVWMRRHGSLTVFIFALTPLPFDIVGLVAGALRFPFWKYLLATLAGRLPKTFVGCYLTYIGWSEMEAVQLWLGGIAWWGWLLVAVGVTLIIAGGVLIWLGRRRKNKRADDQAQG, from the coding sequence TTGTCGAAACTGTATCAAGGGTTGATTAACCGCACCGCCGACCTGGTCCGTCGCTCCTCCGAGAAGATCGATAAGCTGAGCCGGGGGCAGCAGTGGTCTATCGTGGCGTTGCTGGTCATAGCCACTCTAGGCATGGGCTATGCCATCTTTCGGGCGTCCAGCTACCTGGAGGGCTTCACGGAATACGGAGCGCTGGGGGCTTTCCTGGTGTCGTTCATCGCCAGCACCACGATATTTTTCCCTGTTTTCGCATTCGTAATCATCGGCGCTCTCGTGGTGAGCCCGGCAACCAACTGGGCTGTGATAGCCCTGGCCTCCAGCGTGGGCAGCGCCCTCGGCGAGTTCACGGGATATGCGGTAGGATACGCCGGCCGGGTCATCATCAGCAAGCAGCGATCCGTATGGTACCAGAGAGCCGAGGTTTGGATGAGACGCCACGGGAGCCTGACCGTTTTTATCTTTGCCCTGACGCCGCTCCCTTTCGATATCGTCGGACTGGTTGCGGGGGCTCTCAGGTTCCCTTTCTGGAAGTACCTCCTGGCTACGCTGGCCGGACGTTTGCCTAAAACATTCGTGGGATGCTATTTGACCTACATCGGCTGGAGCGAGATGGAAGCCGTGCAATTATGGCTGGGGGGGATAGCCTGGTGGGGCTGGCTGCTGGTGGCGGTGGGCGTTACTTTGATCATCGCGGGCGGTGTGCTTATATGGCTGGGGCGGCGGAGAAAAAACAAACGCGCGGACGATCAGGCGCAGGGGTAG
- the ispE gene encoding 4-(cytidine 5'-diphospho)-2-C-methyl-D-erythritol kinase: MGRALSGVFEEEMITAYAYAKINITFEVLGRREDGYHDIVSILQEIDLKDTIQFEAAPSLSIDCDNVELRPSDNLALKAARLLKKESGYKGGAKIILKKGIPVAAGLGGGSSDAGAALVALNRLWKLNLSTEELVEMAATLGSDVPYFIRGGTALAEGRGERVTPLPPLPLSYVVLLKPSVTVPVSKTKAMYGALRPSHYSKGDYARKTEAFIESAVEGHQPPVSPNHGGIKKIGGHPQAPVRNNPVPLFQGYNTFDFVACEMYEGMEWYRNKFDEAGADEAHLAGAGPTLFALMRDRARAGKIHRSLKELGLETYLVETVSRVD; the protein is encoded by the coding sequence GTGGGCCGAGCTCTATCGGGTGTTTTCGAAGAAGAGATGATAACGGCATACGCATACGCCAAGATAAATATCACGTTCGAGGTGCTGGGCCGCCGCGAGGACGGCTATCACGATATTGTTTCCATATTGCAGGAGATCGATCTGAAGGACACCATTCAGTTCGAGGCCGCTCCGTCGCTTTCTATCGATTGCGATAATGTCGAACTTCGCCCGTCCGATAACCTGGCGCTCAAGGCCGCGAGGCTGCTGAAGAAGGAATCGGGGTACAAAGGCGGCGCGAAGATTATTTTGAAGAAGGGCATACCGGTCGCCGCCGGGTTGGGGGGAGGCTCGAGCGACGCGGGCGCGGCGCTTGTCGCTTTGAACAGGTTGTGGAAGCTCAACCTCTCGACTGAAGAACTGGTCGAGATGGCGGCGACTCTGGGCTCCGATGTCCCTTATTTCATCCGGGGCGGCACGGCTCTGGCCGAGGGCCGCGGGGAGCGCGTCACGCCTTTGCCGCCGCTGCCGCTGTCGTACGTCGTTCTGCTGAAACCGTCGGTTACGGTTCCGGTATCGAAGACGAAGGCCATGTACGGCGCGCTGAGGCCGTCTCACTATAGCAAGGGCGATTATGCTAGAAAGACGGAGGCATTTATCGAGTCTGCGGTTGAGGGACATCAACCCCCTGTATCCCCCAATCATGGGGGAATTAAAAAAATTGGGGGACACCCCCAAGCCCCCGTCAGGAATAATCCTGTACCTCTTTTTCAGGGATATAACACATTCGATTTCGTGGCCTGCGAGATGTACGAGGGCATGGAATGGTATCGGAATAAATTCGATGAAGCGGGCGCAGACGAGGCGCATCTGGCGGGGGCGGGGCCGACGCTGTTCGCCCTTATGCGCGACCGCGCGCGGGCGGGGAAAATACATCGTTCGTTAAAGGAATTGGGGCTGGAGACTTACCTTGTCGAAACTGTATCAAGGGTTGATTAA
- the rsmA gene encoding 16S rRNA (adenine(1518)-N(6)/adenine(1519)-N(6))-dimethyltransferase RsmA, with product MLLSETKRELRRLDTRARKGLGQNFLVDKHALDRIVAAAKLTPDDYVVEVGPGLGVLTQELAKEAGRVVAVELDRTMAAALREKFADSNNVEIIEADILDCAPESLVPSDRDYKVVGALPYNIASAVLRRFLEAGRKPTVIVAVVQKEVGQSIAAKPGDMSLLSVGVQLYGKPAIVKIIPPRSFYPQPKVDSAIVHIDVYRDPPVKVDDEAAFFNVVRGGFSTPRKQLRNSLSHGLRIAPNEAGDILDGAGIDPKRRAETLSIAEWAELYRVFSKKR from the coding sequence ATGCTTCTAAGCGAGACGAAAAGGGAACTGCGGCGGCTGGATACCCGCGCCAGGAAGGGGCTGGGGCAGAACTTCCTTGTCGATAAGCATGCTCTGGATAGAATCGTCGCGGCTGCAAAGCTTACGCCCGATGATTACGTCGTTGAGGTCGGGCCCGGGCTCGGTGTGCTTACGCAGGAACTGGCAAAAGAAGCCGGCCGTGTTGTCGCGGTCGAACTGGACAGGACGATGGCCGCGGCGCTGAGGGAGAAGTTCGCGGATTCGAATAATGTTGAGATCATCGAGGCGGACATACTGGATTGCGCTCCGGAATCGCTGGTGCCGTCAGATCGAGATTACAAAGTCGTCGGCGCTCTGCCTTACAACATCGCCTCGGCGGTGCTGCGCCGTTTCCTGGAAGCGGGCCGCAAGCCGACAGTGATCGTCGCCGTGGTGCAGAAGGAGGTCGGGCAGTCGATAGCGGCCAAGCCGGGAGATATGAGCCTGCTCAGCGTGGGGGTGCAGCTATACGGCAAGCCTGCGATCGTGAAAATCATACCGCCGCGCAGCTTCTACCCGCAGCCCAAGGTCGATTCCGCCATCGTGCACATAGATGTTTACCGCGACCCGCCGGTCAAGGTGGATGACGAGGCCGCATTCTTCAACGTGGTTCGCGGCGGCTTCTCAACGCCGCGCAAGCAGCTGCGCAACTCGCTGTCGCACGGGCTTCGCATAGCGCCGAACGAGGCGGGCGATATCCTCGACGGCGCGGGCATAGACCCGAAGCGCCGGGCGGAGACATTGAGCATCGCGGAGTGGGCCGAGCTCTATCGGGTGTTTTCGAAGAAGAGATGA
- a CDS encoding MBL fold metallo-hydrolase, which translates to MTKPTEIAEGIYRIETPLKVMQFQPTAFLIKDAGVLIEPGPAICIPSLHRALEHLGIKKLDYIIPTHVHMDHAGGTGTLARLYPEATVLVHPRGLKHAVDPSRLIDSVKMVWGERFEDNFGPIVSVPESQIKTVADGEVINAGDRDLEFIYTPGHAPHHIAIFDHKLKGLFCGEALGMPGYQLPTAAPMSFDLAGYLSTIEKLQHSDLGIETLIYSHGGIERNPADCMSRAVENALAFRDIVMKAMEQGKSRAETGKALGSYIQSKYDSNIESDLQGFETIATGYITYFEKK; encoded by the coding sequence ATGACCAAACCTACAGAAATCGCTGAAGGTATTTACCGCATAGAGACGCCTCTCAAGGTAATGCAGTTCCAGCCGACGGCGTTTTTAATAAAAGATGCCGGAGTGTTAATCGAGCCCGGCCCCGCGATATGCATCCCTTCCCTGCATCGAGCGCTGGAGCATCTCGGCATCAAGAAACTCGACTACATCATACCGACCCACGTACATATGGATCACGCCGGCGGCACGGGAACGCTGGCTAGACTCTATCCCGAAGCGACAGTGCTGGTACACCCTCGCGGCCTCAAACACGCCGTCGACCCGTCGCGCCTCATCGACAGCGTCAAGATGGTATGGGGCGAGAGGTTCGAGGATAACTTCGGGCCCATAGTATCGGTTCCCGAATCTCAGATAAAAACTGTCGCTGACGGCGAGGTGATAAACGCGGGTGACAGGGACCTGGAGTTCATCTACACGCCGGGTCACGCGCCGCACCATATCGCCATATTTGATCACAAGCTGAAGGGGCTGTTCTGCGGCGAGGCGCTGGGCATGCCGGGCTATCAACTGCCGACCGCCGCGCCGATGAGCTTTGACCTGGCCGGCTACCTGTCGACGATCGAGAAACTGCAGCACAGCGACCTTGGCATCGAGACGCTGATATACTCGCACGGCGGCATCGAGCGTAATCCGGCTGACTGCATGAGCAGGGCTGTGGAGAACGCGCTCGCGTTTCGAGACATAGTCATGAAGGCGATGGAGCAGGGAAAGAGCCGCGCTGAAACCGGCAAGGCGTTAGGCTCATACATACAAAGCAAATACGACAGCAATATTGAGTCGGACTTGCAGGGTTTCGAGACCATCGCCACCGGATATATAACGTACTTCGAGAAGAAGTGA
- the galU gene encoding UTP--glucose-1-phosphate uridylyltransferase GalU, which produces MSRKIRKAVIPAAGWGTRFLPATKAVPKELLPLYDKPIIQHTVEEAIASGIEEIIIITSPGKSSLEDHFAPHRKLESALKKKGDTELLEKVQRTSRLADIRFVPQNNPRGLGHAVLMAAKEVGDEPFAVFLPDDLFGADPTVIKQMSKVYKKYGGSVLALLKVAPEDISRYGIVKPEEVAKRTYRILDTVEKPETEKAPSRLAIMGRYILTPEIFDALRATKPGKGGEIQLTDGLAILRKKQNLYGYEFEGTYYDAGKPMGLLKTSIAWGLKQPGIGLELREYLYKLLSG; this is translated from the coding sequence ATGTCCCGGAAAATACGCAAGGCAGTGATACCCGCCGCGGGCTGGGGAACCAGGTTCCTTCCGGCCACTAAAGCAGTTCCAAAGGAGCTTCTCCCGCTGTACGACAAGCCCATCATCCAGCACACGGTGGAGGAGGCGATAGCCTCCGGCATCGAGGAGATAATAATCATCACCTCCCCCGGCAAATCCTCCCTGGAAGACCACTTCGCCCCGCACAGGAAGCTGGAGTCCGCCCTGAAGAAGAAGGGCGACACCGAACTGCTGGAGAAGGTGCAGCGAACCTCAAGGCTCGCCGATATACGCTTCGTTCCCCAGAACAATCCCAGGGGGCTGGGACACGCCGTGCTCATGGCGGCGAAGGAGGTTGGCGACGAGCCCTTCGCCGTCTTCCTGCCTGACGACCTCTTCGGCGCCGATCCGACCGTGATAAAACAGATGTCGAAGGTGTATAAGAAATACGGGGGAAGCGTGCTGGCCCTGCTGAAAGTCGCGCCTGAGGATATCAGCCGATACGGCATCGTCAAGCCGGAGGAAGTGGCAAAGCGCACATACCGCATACTCGATACCGTTGAGAAGCCGGAGACTGAGAAGGCACCATCGCGGCTGGCCATCATGGGACGATACATCCTCACGCCTGAGATATTCGACGCGCTGCGGGCCACAAAGCCGGGCAAGGGCGGTGAGATACAGCTGACCGACGGTTTGGCTATTTTGCGGAAGAAGCAGAACTTATACGGCTATGAATTCGAAGGAACCTACTACGACGCGGGCAAACCGATGGGACTGCTTAAAACATCGATCGCCTGGGGACTGAAACAGCCCGGAATCGGTTTGGAACTGCGTGAATACCTCTATAAGCTCCTGTCGGGCTAG
- the lepA gene encoding translation elongation factor 4 gives MEQARIRNFCIIAHIDHGKSTLADRLLEETFTVSLREMREQLLDQMDLERERGITIKLKAVCMNYKASDGLDYQLNLIDTPGHVDFSYEVSRSLAACEGAVLVVDATQGIQAQTLANVHIAQENRLTLIPVVNKIDLFNAEPEKVSEEIQNVIGFFADEIIMASAKTGAGAKDILEAIVKRIPAPSGDSRKPLRALIFDSKYDSYKGVVAYVRVMDGAVAKDAKLRLMANGKEVEPVELGVFKPGMTPVNRLNTGEVGYIATGLKTVAECHVGDTVTTAEEGADTPLPGYRPAQPMVFAGIYPINTDDYAALRESLDKLSLNDASLVFEAESSAALGFGFRCGFLGLLHMDIVKERLEREYDLELVATAPSVAYQVTTTGGEELSLANPSLLPPPAEIAELREPWVSVDIIIPAKYIGSVMELLRERRGDYRGMEYFLKEDVQSRETGGALRVMLKYDVPLSELIIDFYDHLKSRTQGYASMDYAFAAYLPAELVKLEILINSQPVDAFSLIVPRERAYRQGRDLVTKLRKLIPRQNFEVAIQAAIGSKVIVRETIKPYRKDVIAKCYGGDITRKRKLLAKQAEGKRKMKMVGRVEIPPEAFVEVLRI, from the coding sequence ATGGAACAGGCTCGCATAAGAAACTTCTGCATCATCGCTCACATAGATCACGGCAAGTCCACGCTGGCCGACCGTCTTCTCGAGGAGACGTTCACCGTCAGCCTGCGGGAGATGCGCGAGCAGCTTCTCGATCAGATGGACCTGGAGCGGGAGCGCGGCATCACCATCAAGCTGAAAGCGGTTTGCATGAATTACAAGGCATCGGACGGCCTTGATTATCAGCTTAACCTTATCGATACGCCGGGGCACGTGGATTTCAGCTACGAGGTGTCGCGCAGCCTGGCGGCATGCGAGGGGGCGGTGCTGGTCGTCGATGCGACGCAGGGGATACAGGCGCAGACGCTGGCCAACGTGCACATCGCTCAGGAGAACAGGCTGACGCTGATACCGGTTGTCAACAAGATCGATCTGTTTAATGCCGAGCCGGAGAAGGTGTCCGAGGAGATTCAAAACGTTATAGGCTTTTTCGCTGACGAGATCATCATGGCTTCGGCCAAGACGGGCGCCGGGGCTAAGGATATCCTGGAGGCCATCGTTAAGAGGATTCCTGCGCCGAGCGGCGATTCGAGGAAGCCGCTGCGCGCCCTTATCTTCGATTCCAAGTACGATTCATATAAAGGGGTGGTGGCCTATGTGCGCGTGATGGACGGCGCTGTGGCGAAAGACGCCAAGCTGCGGCTGATGGCTAACGGTAAGGAAGTGGAGCCGGTCGAGCTGGGGGTTTTCAAGCCGGGGATGACGCCTGTAAACAGGCTGAACACCGGAGAGGTCGGCTATATAGCCACCGGGCTGAAGACCGTCGCCGAGTGCCATGTGGGAGATACGGTTACTACGGCGGAGGAAGGCGCGGATACGCCGCTGCCGGGCTACCGCCCGGCCCAGCCCATGGTTTTCGCCGGCATCTATCCTATAAATACCGACGACTATGCCGCACTGCGCGAGAGCCTGGATAAGCTGAGCCTTAACGACGCGTCCCTCGTGTTCGAGGCGGAGAGCAGCGCCGCTCTGGGCTTTGGATTCCGCTGCGGGTTCCTTGGGCTGCTTCACATGGATATCGTCAAGGAGAGGCTGGAGCGGGAATATGACCTGGAGCTGGTGGCCACCGCCCCCAGCGTAGCTTATCAGGTCACCACCACCGGGGGCGAGGAGCTTTCTCTGGCCAACCCCTCCCTGCTGCCGCCGCCCGCCGAGATAGCTGAACTGAGGGAGCCGTGGGTCTCGGTGGATATTATCATACCGGCCAAGTACATCGGCAGCGTGATGGAGCTGCTGCGGGAGCGGCGCGGCGATTATCGCGGCATGGAGTATTTCCTCAAAGAGGACGTGCAATCGCGCGAAACGGGCGGCGCACTGCGCGTTATGCTGAAATACGACGTCCCTCTCTCCGAGCTCATCATCGACTTTTACGATCACCTGAAGTCGCGCACGCAGGGCTACGCCTCGATGGACTATGCCTTCGCGGCCTATCTGCCGGCCGAGCTGGTGAAGCTTGAGATACTGATCAACAGCCAGCCGGTTGATGCCTTCTCCCTCATCGTGCCGCGGGAGCGGGCTTACAGGCAGGGACGCGATCTGGTGACGAAGCTGCGGAAGCTCATACCGCGCCAGAATTTCGAGGTGGCGATACAGGCGGCCATCGGCAGCAAGGTCATCGTCAGGGAGACGATCAAGCCGTATCGCAAGGACGTCATCGCCAAGTGCTACGGCGGCGATATCACACGCAAGCGCAAGCTGCTGGCGAAGCAGGCCGAGGGCAAGAGGAAGATGAAGATGGTGGGCAGGGTGGAGATACCGCCGGAGGCCTTCGTCGAGGTGCTCAGGATCTAG